The Streptomyces uncialis genomic interval TCGGCGCCCGGCAGCGCGCACGCGTCCAGCGCCACATGCGCGGTGATGTCGCAGGACCCGTCGGGCACCGGCGGCACCTCACGGCCCGCGCGGAAGCCCGTGAGCGTGCCGAAGGGCGGCCGTGCGGTCCGCTCGTGGGCGTAGTCGACGGCGACCGCGAGCCCGGCCGCCAGGGTGGCCACGGCGGCGGCCCAGGCGGTGTCCCTGGGGTGCCCGATCTCGACCCGCAGGCCGGGCTCCGGCCGCCCGTCGGGGTCGGCGGGCAGCGGCCACCAGCGGGCCGTCCAGTCGGTGTCGGCACCCGTCAGCGGCGCGCCCAGGTGCTCACCGCCGTCCGGGGCGACCAGCACCCGGCGCAGTGTCCCGTCGGTGTCGGTCTCGGCCACGTCCAGGGGGACGTTGTCCAGCCACTCGTTGGCGAACAGCAGTCCGCGGGTGCCGGACGGCGGCTCGGGCAGCCACTCGATCCGGCCGTCCAGGACGGCCGGGCGGTCCGCGTGCTCCACCGCGACCGCCCGTACCCGTGCGACCACCTCTGCGGGCAGCGCAGCCAGCACACCCGTCACCAGTTCGCCCCGGCCCGCGGCCATGTCCACGAAGGCCAGCTCCGCAGGGTGCCCCAGGACGGTGTCGACACGGCACAGCAGACGGGCGACGGCCCCGGCGAACAGCGGGGAGGCGTGCACGGAGGTGCGGAAGTGCCCGGCGGGGCCCTCCGGCCGCCGGTAGAAGCCCGAAGGGCCGTAGAGCGCCCGCTCGGCCGCCTCCCGCCACCCGGGCGGCCCGGTGGCCCCGTCGGCCTCCCCGGGCCCGTCAGGGCCTTCCTGGCCCGCCGCTGTCTCTTCCCGCACCGTCCCAGCCTAGCGAGGCCCCGTCCCCGGAGGCGCTCCCCCTGGACCCGGGACGTGGTGAGGCCCCGTTCCCGGAGGCGCTCGCCTGGCGAGGCCCCTGGACCCGGGACGTGGCGAGGCCCTGAGCGCGGACGTGGGGGTGCGCCGGACCGGGGGAGGCCGGCGAGGGGTGACCGGCGTCGGAAGGGCCCTCACCGACCGCCGCGGACGGTGCCGTATCCACCTAGGGGAGTACAAGCGGACGATTCGGATCGATCCTCCGGTTGACCCCCACGCCCCGCACGCGTACCTACCCTGGGTTACGTGCAGCGCGTCTATGACTTCCTCCGCAGACACCCGACCGGTGTCGACTCCTTCTGGGCCGTCGTCCTGCTGGGTCTGAACTGCGCTGCCCTGATCAGTGCGAGGAACAACCCCGAGGCGCTGGCGGAGGAGCCCCCCGGGGCCGTGCTGGGCGTCCCCTCCCTGCTCGTCACCGTGGCGCTGTCCCTGGTCGTCGCGCTGCGCCGCCGCTGGCCCGAGCGGATGCTGGTCCTCGCCACGCTGACCGGTCTCGCGCAGATCGCGATCGACGTGCCCACGATGCTGTCCGACTTCGCGCTGCTCGTGATCGTCTACACGGTGGCGGCGGACGGGGTGGCCTGGGCGTCCCGCTTCGCGCTGATCGCGGGGTTCGCCGCCGCGCCGCTGTCGATGCTCCGCTGGCCGGACCCCGCGACGGACATCGTCCGCTCGGTGTTCTTCACGATCTTCATGATGGTGCCGTTCGCGCTCGCCTGGGTGCTCGGTGACTCGATCCGCACCCGGCGCGCCTATCTGGCGCAGCTGGAGGAGCGCGCGGCCCGGCTGGAGCGGGAACGCGAGGCACAGTCCAAGGTCGCCGTGGCCGCCGAGCGTGCGCGTATCGCGCGTGAGCTGCACGATGTCGTCGCGCACAACGTGTCCGTGATGGTGGTCCAGGCCGATGGCGCCGCCTATGTCCTCGACGCCGCCCCCGATCAGGCCCGCAAGGCGCTGGAGACCATCTCCGGCACCGGCCGGCAGGCCCTCGCGGAGATGCGCCGGCTGCTCGGCGTGCTGCGCACCGGGGAACCCGAGGAGTCCGGCGAGTACGTCCCGCAGCCCGATGTCGAGCAGCTCGACGATCTGATCGAGCAGGTCCGCACCTCGGGGCTCCCCGTCGACTTCAAGGTCGAGGGCACCCCCCGCCCGCTGCCCAGCGGGGTCGAGCTGACCGCCTACCGCATCGTCCAGGAAGCCCTGACGAACACCCGTAAGCACGGCGGCCCCAACACCGGCGCGAGCGTGCGCCTGGTCTACTTCGACGACGGCCTCGGCCTGCTCGTCGAGGACGACGGCAAGGGGGCGCCCCACGAGCTGTACGAGGAGGGCGGCGCCGACGGCCAGGGCCACGGCCTCATCGGGATGCGCGAACGCGTCGGCATGGTCGGCGGAACCCTGGACGCGGGCCCCCGGCCGGGCGGAGGTTTCCGGATCAGTGTCCTGCTCCCCCTGAAACCCGCACACTGAGGGACGTCCGTCCCCCGCCGCACACACTTCTGCCCACACCGCGCGATCCCGGTGGCCCCGTGGCCGCCCGGAGATCGGCTCAGGTCCGCTCAGGTCCATACAGGTCTCCACGGACCTGTACAGGTCCGTACAGGAAGGGAATGCCCCATGTCCTCGATCCGGGTGATGCTCGTCGACGACCAGGTGCTTCTGCGCACCGGCTTCCGGATGGTGCTCGCCGCCCAGCCGGACATGGAGGTCGTCGCGGAAGCGGGCGACGGGGTCGAGGCCCTCCAGGTGCTGCGCGGCGCCGAGGTCGACGTCGTCCTCATGGATGTCCGCATGCCCAAGCTGGACGGTGTGGAGACCACCCGCCGGATCTGCGCGGACCAGGACCCCCCGAAGGTCCTCATCCTGACCACGTTCGACCTCGACGAGTACGCCTTCTCCGGGCTGAAGGCCGGGGCGTCCGGGTTCATGCTCAAGGACGTGCCCCCCGGTGAGCTGCTCGCCGCGATCAGGTCCGTGCACAGCGGTGACGCCGTGGTCGCCCCGTCGACCACCCGGCGGCTGCTGGACCGCTTCGCGCCGATGCTCCCGGCGACCGGCGTGCAGCCCCAGCACAAGCGGCTGGAGCGGCTCACCGAGCGGGAACGCGAGGTCATGATGCTGGTCGCCCAGGGGCTGTCCAACGGCGAGATCGCGGCCCGTCTGGTGCTGTCCGAGGCCACGGTGAAGACCCATGTGGGACGCATCCTCACCAAGCTCGGACTGCGTGACCGGGTACAGGTCGTCGTCCTCGCCTACGAGACGGGCCTGGTGCGCGCCGGAGGCGGCGCCCACTGAAGCACCCCGCGCGGGAGGGCCCCTGACCGGGGCGCCCCGCGGCTTCTCGGCGGCAAGGACGCGCCGCCGCGCACCTGGAAGGGCGGTGCCGCACCTCCAGGTGCGAGCGACCCACCAGCCCGTCCCCTTCGCGACCCGTCCCGCTCCGGTCAGCGCAGGATGCCCTCCAGGAAGTCCGAACCGAGGCGCGCCACGACGGTCACGTCGAGCTGGTGCAGCACATAGCGTCCGCGCCGACGGGTGCTGATCAGTCCGGCCTTCTTCAGCACCGCGAGATGACGGGAGACCTCGGGCGCGCTGATACCGAGCGCGTAGGCCAGCTCGCCGGTCGTGTACGGGGAGCGGGCGATGTTGCGGCAGATGCGCAGCCTGATCGGGTGGGACAGGGCCTCCAGCCGCCGCTCCAGCAGCTCCACCGGCGGCGCGGGCAGCTCGCCCGCCGAGACCGGGTACTGGACGACCGGCCGCCAGCCGGGGGCGTGCAGCGCCAGCAGATGCGGCCAGCCGAAGTGCGAGGGGATGAAGACCAGCCCGGGACCCACGGCCGGGTCCACCGCGGTGGTGGTGCCGTGGGCGAGCTTGTCGACCGTGAGCCGTCTGCGGTCGTCGTCCACCGAGAGGGCCGGGGAGACCGCCGCGACCGCCTCCGGCAGGCCCTTGTGCCGCAGGAGCTCCGTCTTGTGGCGGGCGTCGGCCACGAGCTGGCCTTGCACCCGGCGCCAGGTGTCGGCGAAGAACGCCTCGTCGCAGTCCTCCAGCAGTCTGCGCACCCACGCGCGGACATCCGCCGGGTCCGTCAGCAGCCGCCGCGCGAAGTCGACCTGCTGGGGGCCCCGGGTCGCCGCCAGCTCCATGACCTGCGCCCGCCGGTCCGGATCGATGAGCGGGGACGGCTTGCCCACGTCGTAGCTGTGGCTGCACGTGAACTCAAGGGCGGCGTCGACGAACCGTTCGTCGGGCACCCGGTCCAGGACGTCCAGCTCCTCCGCGAGCGTCGCCCCCGGTCGGCCCGAGCCGTCGGGCAGACCCGCGAACGCCATGAAGATGTCCGAGAACGTCGTACGCCACAGGAAGTCCGCCTCGCACAGCCGGTCCGCCAGATCGGGCTTGAGCGACGCGGCCGTGGCCGTCGCCCAGCCGTGCAGCCCCGGATGGTGGCCCGGCTCGGCGAGCGCGTGCAGGGCGAGCCCCAGCTCGGCGAGCGGGGACGCCTCGAAGACGATCCGCTCCTGGGGCAGCCCCGCGATGTCGATACGCACGCTCATGTCCTCATGGTGCACCCGGCCACCGACAACGCCCCGCCGATTGACGGCCCGCGTCAATCGGCGTGACCGGACGCCGGTGGCGGCGCACTGTTGAACACGTCGGGACCGATCCGGCGAATCGGTGGATAACCGCCATTTCGGTATGCCGGTAGGACGCCATGGCCGGGCACGAGCGGCCCACGAACGAGGGGTACGTCATGAGCC includes:
- a CDS encoding DUF5937 family protein, whose product is MSVRIDIAGLPQERIVFEASPLAELGLALHALAEPGHHPGLHGWATATAASLKPDLADRLCEADFLWRTTFSDIFMAFAGLPDGSGRPGATLAEELDVLDRVPDERFVDAALEFTCSHSYDVGKPSPLIDPDRRAQVMELAATRGPQQVDFARRLLTDPADVRAWVRRLLEDCDEAFFADTWRRVQGQLVADARHKTELLRHKGLPEAVAAVSPALSVDDDRRRLTVDKLAHGTTTAVDPAVGPGLVFIPSHFGWPHLLALHAPGWRPVVQYPVSAGELPAPPVELLERRLEALSHPIRLRICRNIARSPYTTGELAYALGISAPEVSRHLAVLKKAGLISTRRRGRYVLHQLDVTVVARLGSDFLEGILR
- a CDS encoding response regulator; protein product: MSSIRVMLVDDQVLLRTGFRMVLAAQPDMEVVAEAGDGVEALQVLRGAEVDVVLMDVRMPKLDGVETTRRICADQDPPKVLILTTFDLDEYAFSGLKAGASGFMLKDVPPGELLAAIRSVHSGDAVVAPSTTRRLLDRFAPMLPATGVQPQHKRLERLTEREREVMMLVAQGLSNGEIAARLVLSEATVKTHVGRILTKLGLRDRVQVVVLAYETGLVRAGGGAH
- a CDS encoding sensor histidine kinase → MQRVYDFLRRHPTGVDSFWAVVLLGLNCAALISARNNPEALAEEPPGAVLGVPSLLVTVALSLVVALRRRWPERMLVLATLTGLAQIAIDVPTMLSDFALLVIVYTVAADGVAWASRFALIAGFAAAPLSMLRWPDPATDIVRSVFFTIFMMVPFALAWVLGDSIRTRRAYLAQLEERAARLEREREAQSKVAVAAERARIARELHDVVAHNVSVMVVQADGAAYVLDAAPDQARKALETISGTGRQALAEMRRLLGVLRTGEPEESGEYVPQPDVEQLDDLIEQVRTSGLPVDFKVEGTPRPLPSGVELTAYRIVQEALTNTRKHGGPNTGASVRLVYFDDGLGLLVEDDGKGAPHELYEEGGADGQGHGLIGMRERVGMVGGTLDAGPRPGGGFRISVLLPLKPAH
- a CDS encoding SAM-dependent methyltransferase, whose amino-acid sequence is MREETAAGQEGPDGPGEADGATGPPGWREAAERALYGPSGFYRRPEGPAGHFRTSVHASPLFAGAVARLLCRVDTVLGHPAELAFVDMAAGRGELVTGVLAALPAEVVARVRAVAVEHADRPAVLDGRIEWLPEPPSGTRGLLFANEWLDNVPLDVAETDTDGTLRRVLVAPDGGEHLGAPLTGADTDWTARWWPLPADPDGRPEPGLRVEIGHPRDTAWAAAVATLAAGLAVAVDYAHERTARPPFGTLTGFRAGREVPPVPDGSCDITAHVALDACALPGAERTTQRTALHALGVAGARPSPSLAATDPARYVRALARAGEAAELTARGGLGDFGWLLQPVGVPAGLLRPEPAAQDPR